From a single Struthio camelus isolate bStrCam1 chromosome 31, bStrCam1.hap1, whole genome shotgun sequence genomic region:
- the KHSRP gene encoding far upstream element-binding protein 2: MSDYSPAGPPPAAGPPGGAANAANAAAAATGPPPPPPPGGAGAGGGGAAGGGPGPGGAGGGPPGGIRKDAFADAVQRARQIAAKIGGDAATTVNNNTPDFGFGGQKRQLEDGDQPESKKLAAAPGDALPSQLGPIHPPPRSTVTEEYRVPDGMVGLIIGRGGEQINKIQQDSGCKVQISPDSGGLPERSVSLTGSPEAVQKAKLMLDDIVSRGRGGPPGQFHDNANGQNGTVQEIMIPAGKAGLVIGKGGETIKQLQERAGVKMILIQDGSQNTNVDKPLRIIGDPYKVQQACEMVMDILRERDQGGFGERNEYGSRIGGGIDVPVPRHSVGVVIGRSGEMIKKIQNDAGVRIQFKQDDGTGPEKIAHIMGPPDRCEHAARIINDLLQSLRSGPPGPPGPGMPPGGRGRGRGQASWGPPGGEMTFSIPTHKCGLVIGRGGENVKAINQQTGAFVEISRQLPPNGDPNFKLFIIRGSPQQIDHAKQLIEEKIEGPLCPVGPGPGPGGPPGPAGPMGPFNPGPFNQGPPGAPPHPGGPPPHQYPPQGWGNTYPQWQPPAPHDPSKAAAAADPNAAWAAYYSHYYQQPPGPVPGQPPAPAAPPVQGEPPQPPPTGQSDYTKAWEEYYKKIGQQPQQPGAPPQQDYTKAWEEYYKKQAAQVATGAGPGAPPGPQPDYSAAWAEYYRQQAAYYGQTPGAAGPAPPPTQQGQQAQ, encoded by the exons ccgccgccgccgccaccgggccgcctccgccgcctcctccggGCGGTGCGGGagcgggtggggggggagcggcgggcggcgggcccggaccgggcggcgcggggggcggcccgcCCGGCGGCATCCGCAAAGACGCCTTCGCCGACGCCGTGCAACGGGCCCGGCAG ATAGCGGCGAAAATCGGGGGCGACGCCGCCACCACGGTGAACAACAACACTCCGGACTTCGGGTTCGGGGGGCagaagcggcagctggaagacgGAG ACCAGCCGGAGAGCAAGAagctggcggcggcgccgggggacg CGCTGCCCTCGCAGCTGGGGCCCATCCACCCCCCGCCCAG GTCGACGGTGACGGAGGAGTACCGCGTGCCCGACGGCATGGTGGGACTCA TCATCGGCCGGGGCGGCGAGCAGATCAACAAGATCCAGCAGGACTCGGGCTGCAAGGTGCAGATCTCGCCAG ACAGCGGCGGCCTCCCGGAGCGCAGCGTCTCCCTCACCGGCTCGCCCGAGGCCGTGCA gaAAGCCAAGCTGATGCTGGACGACATCGtgtcgcggggccggggggggccgccgggccagTTCCACGACAACGCCAACGGGCAGAACGGCACAGTGCAGGAGATCATGATCCCCGCCGGCAAGGCCGGCCTCGTCATCGGCAAGGGCGGCGAGACCATCAAGCAGCTGCAG GAGCGAGCCGGCGTGAAGATGATCCTGATCCAAGACGGTTCTCAAAACACCAACGTGGACAAGCCGCTGCGCATCATCGGTGACCCCTACAAGGTGCAG CAAGCCTGCGAGATGGTGATGGACATCCTGCGCGAGCGCGACCAGGGCGGCTTCGGCGAGCGCAACGAGTACGGCTCCCGCATCGGCGGGGGCATCGAC GTGCCGGTGCCCCGGCACTCGGTCGGCGTCGTCATCGGCCGCAGCGGCGAGATGATCAAGAAAATCCAGAACGACGCCGGGGTGCGGATACAGTTCAAGCAAG ACGACGGCACGGGCCCGGAGAAGATCGCCCACATCATGGGCCCCCCCGACCGCTGCGAGCACGCCGCCCGCATCATcaacgacctgctgcagagcctgcgg agcggcccccccggcccgccgggcccgggcatgccccccggggggcgggggcgcggccggggccaggccagctggggccCCCCCGGCGGCGAGATGACCTTCTCCATCCCCACCCACAAGTGCGGGCTGGTCATCGGCCGAG gCGGCGAGAACGTCAAAGCCATCAACCAGCAGACGGGGGCCTTCGTGGAGATCTCGCGGCAGCTGCCCCCCAACGGCGACCCCAACTTCAAGCTCTTCATCATCCGCGGCTCCCCCCAGCAGATCGACCACGCCAAGCAGCTCATCGAGGAGAAGATCGAG GGTCCGCTGTGccccgtggggccggggccgggcccgggggggccgccggggcccgccggcccCATGGGCCCCTTCAACCCGGGACCCTTCAACCAGGGCCCGCCGGGAGCCCCCCCGCA ccccggggggcccccCCCGCACCAGTAccccccccagggctggggcAACACCTACCCGCAGTGGCAGCCGCCGGCCCCCCACGACCCCA gtaaagcggcggcggcggccgaccCCAACGCCGCCTGGGCCGCCTACTACTCGCACTACTACcagcagccgccggggccggtgccggggcagccgccggcccccgccgccccccccgtgCAGggggagcccccccagcccccccccaccggccAGTCCGACTACACCAAGGCCTGGGAGGAGTACTACAAGAAAATAG gccagcagccccagcagcccggggcccccccgcagCAGGACTACACGAAAGCCTGGGAGGAATATTACAAAAAACAAG cGGCCCAGGTGGCcaccggcgccggccccggggccccccccggcccccagcccgacTACAGCGCGGCCTGGGCCGAGTACTACCGGCAACAGGCGGCCTACTACGGACAGaccccgggggccgccggccccgcgcccccccccacgcagcagggacagcag